TAATTCCATTATCTAATGCTTGGCGTAAACCGTTTCCTATTTGTTGTTGCGATAAAACACCTGTTGTAGTTCCTTGTGGTAATTGATTTACTACTTTTTGTAATTCTGCACATCCTGTTAATAAAACTACACATGCTACTGCTGCTATAATTTTTTTCATCTTTGCTTGGTTTATATCTTTTAGATACATTTTGTTAGTAATTGTCACACTATTTAAAGCTATCTGTCTTTTTATCATATCCAAACGGACAATGTTTACAGCCACTTTTACAGCAATAACCTCTTCTTAAATGATAAGTTTCTTTAAAAACTCGATACCCTTGTTCATTTTCATAATACTCCTCAGGGGTTGCTTTTAAAATTGTATTTCTCATTGTACAAATATCATAAAAAAGATGCGTTAATTAGAATGTTTTATTTTCTTATTAACGCATCTTTTTATGAATATATTTATTTTACTGTTTTTTTCCGCTTTCAGGCGGATATTTAGCTATTATTTCTTTTACAAATTCTTTAATTCTAGCTTCCTTTCTTTCAACACTACTGATACTTAATCCTCCAGTTCCAACACCTTGCCAAACTAATTCTTTCTTTTCGGCATCTAATAAATCGATAAATAATGTTCCCTCAGTATATTGAGATACATTTACTCTATTCATGTTCATACCATAATAATATGGATAATAAAATCCGCCATACATATTATCATTTACATTAATTCGTTCTCTCGATTTTGTAAACAAGCTTACCAAAACATCTGGCGAAGTTGATTTTGTCATACCTTTTGCTATTAATTCTTGTTCAATAGCACGCAATATGCGTTTTTTATCTAAATCAGAAATAGCAGCTTTGTCAATTCCTTTTTTATAGAAAGCAAATGTTTTGTATTTATTAAAATCTACTTTAGTATCGTAATCTGTTACAACTCTGACAGAACTACACGAAGTAATTATTAAAGCGATAATTGGCAAAAAAAGTAATTTAGCTATTTTCATTTTCTTTGGATTTATAAGTTTTCGAATAACGCATCATCAACCAAATTAGGAACTGTAACTTGTAATTTTTTTTCTGATTTCATTGCTCTTTTAATAGCAAATACAGCTTCCTTATTTCTTGCCCAACTTCTTCTTGCTATTCCGTTATTTACATCCCAAAAAAGCATTGATTTTAAGCGTCTTGATGCATCTTTAGAACCATCAAGAAGCACGCCAAATCCTCCATTAATAACCTCTCCCCAGCCAACGCCACCTCCGTTATGAATAGAAACCCAAGTTGCTCCTCTAAAGCTATCGCCAATTACATTTTGAATTGCCATATCAGCCGTGTAACGAGAGCCATCGTAAATATTAGAAGTTTCACGATACGGAGAATCTGTACCAGAAACATCATGATGATCACGTCCTAACACAACATTTCCTATTTTACCTTTTTTAATAGCTTTATTAAACGCTTCGGCAATTTTTGTACGTCCTTCGGCATCGGCATATAAAATACGTGCTTGCGAACCGACTACTAATTTATTTTCTTGCGCTCCTTTAATCCACTGAATATTATCAGCCATTTGCTGTTGAATTTCCTTTGGAGAATTCTTTTTTATTTCTTCTAAAACTTCACAAGCAATTTTATCTGTTTTGGCTAAATCTTTTGGATTACCCGAAGCACAAACCCATCGAAAAGGACCAAAACCATAATCAAAACACATTGGTCCCATAATATCCTGTACATAACTTGGATATTTAAATTCTCTTCCAATAGTTGGTTTATCTGACATTACATCAGCCCCTGCTCTACTTGCTTCTAATAAAAAAGCATTTCCGTAATCAAAGAAATACGTTCCTTTTTCTGTGTGTTTATTAATTGCTTTTGCATGACGACGCAATGTTTCTTGTACTTTTTCTTTGAATAATTCAGGCTCGTTTGCCATCATTTCATTGGCATCATCAAAAGAAATATCAACAGGATAATAACCTCCCGCCCAAGGATTATGTAACGATGTTTGGTCAGAACCTAAATCGACATGAATATTTGCTGTATCAAATTTTTCCCAAACGTCTACAATATTTCCTAAATAAGCAATTGAAACTGTTTCTTCGTTTTCTTTTGCTGATTTTACTCGTGTCACTAATTCATCTAAATTGGTGATTTTTTCATCAATCCAACCTTGCGATAAACGTATTTCTGTAATCTTCGGATTTACCTCAGCACAAACCGTAATACAACCTGCAATACTTCCTGCTTTTGGTTGCGCTCCGCTCATTCCGCCTAAACCTGCTGTTAAAAATAAATTTCCTTTAGGTGATTTTTTAATTTTACGAAAAGCATTTAACACCGTAATTGTAGTTCCGTGTACAATTCCTTGCGGACCAATATACATATAACTACCAGCCGTCATTTGCCCATATTGTGTAACTCCTAATGCATTAAATTTTTCTAAATCATCGGGTTTTGAATAATTCGGAATCATCATTCCGTTAGTAACTACGACTCTTGGCGCATCTTTATGTGAAGGAAATAATCCCATCGGATGCCCAGAATACATCGTTAATGTTTGCGTATCCGTCATTTTAGACAAATACTGCATGGTTAATAAATACTGTGCCCAGTTAGAAAAAACACCGCCATTTCCACCATACGTAATTAATTCATGCGGATGTTGTGCCACGGCATAATCTAAATTATTTTGAATCATTAACATGATTGCTTTTGCCTGTGTACATTTCCCTGGATATTCATTAATATCTCTGGCATACATTTTATAAGTAGGACGAAAACGATACATATATATTCGACCATATTTTTCTAATTCTTCAGAAAATTCAGGTAATAAAATGGCATGATGTTTTTTATCAAAATATCGTAAGGCATTTCTTAATGCTAATTTTTTTTCTTCGGATGTTAAAATATCTTTACGTTTCGGAGCCCTATTTATTGACGAATCATAAACTGGAATTTCAGGTAATTCATTAGGAATACCTTGTTTGATTTGTTTTTTAAATGACATCATAATTTCTTTTTTTAACGAACTGTAAATTCTCTATTTTTAACCATGTTTATCAATGCATTAATATCATCTTTAAGCACACGATCTTCTTCTAACTTAGCTACTTTATTTCTGATAATTTTAAAATTTTCTTCTAGTATTGATGAAAATGTATTTGGTCTTCTAAAATCCATTGCTTGTGCTGCGTACATCAATTCAATGGCTAATATTTTATCAATATTTCCTAATATCTGATTGAATTTTCTTCCTGAAATACTTCCCATTGATACATGATCTTCTTGTCCTAATGAGGTTGGCACACTATCTGCCGAAGGCGGAAAACACAACGATTTATTTTCAGTAACCAAAGCCGCAGTAGTATATTGTGGAATCATAAAACCAGAATTTAAACCTCCTGCCGATGTTAATAATCTTGGTAAACCATGTTTTCCTTCTAACAATAAATAACAACGTCTATCGGCAATATTTCCTAATTCCGAAGCAGCTATTGACGTATAATCTAACGCCATTGCTAAAGGTTGTCCGTGAAAATTACCTCCAGAAATTGCTTCTGTTTCACTTAACACAATAGGGTTATCGGTTACCGAATTCATTTCTATTTCTGCCAATTCTTTTAAATGTGCATACGCATTTCTCGATGCTCCGTGTACCTGTGGCATACAACGTATTGAGTACGGGTCTTGCACTCTTGGAAAACTATTATCAGCTGCATTTTTAGAATTTTTCAACAACATTCTCATGCGTTTTGCTACTTTTAAGTTCCCTTTAAACGGACGAATTAAATGTAATTCTTCTTTAAATGGCGATACATTTCCTGAGTATCCTTCTAAAGTCATTGCTCCTGTAATATCGGCTAAATCTAGCACATATTTCATTTTATCTAATCCTAAAATGGCGTGTGCTAAAATAAATTGTGTTCCGTTAATTAAACCTAAACCTTCTTTTGCCATTAAAGTTAAAGGCTTTAAATTATGTTTTTTTAACACTTTTTTTGCTGAAACAATTTCTTCGGATTTCCAAAATTCTCCTTCGCCTAATAACGGTAAGAAAAGATGTGATAACGGTGCTAAATCTCCAGAAGCACCTACCGAACCTTGCTCAGGAACAACAGGTAATAAATCGTTTTCAATAAAATAGATAATACGTTCAATTAATTCTAAACGAACTCCTGAAAAACCTTGACAAAGTGCATGAACTTTACAAATCATCATCATTTTTGATAATTTTTTATCAATAGGATTTCCAACACCAACGGCATGCGTAATCAATAAATTCTCTTGTAATTTACTAGTTTCTTTTGGCGAAATTTGCACATCACACAAAGGACCAAAACCTGTATTGATTCCGTAAACAGCAGCATCAGAATTTGCCATTACTTCAACCATCCTTCTACATTCATTTATTTTGATTACCGCATCATTTGTAACTACAGCTTTTAAAGTTCCTTTTGAAATTTCAATTACTTTATTTACCGTTAATGTATCTATTCCGTACTTAAACATCGACTTCTATTTTATTTTAAACAAAGTTATTTCTATTTTTGATACCTAATAAGACTTAAAAAGTCATCAATTGATACTTATGAGTAATCAAATAGAATTGCGTCATATTCGTTATTTTTTAGCTGTTGCAGAAGATTTACACTTTCGAAAAGCAGCAGAACGCTTGTTTATTTCCCAACCAGGATTAAGCCGACAAATAAAACAAATGGAAACCGATTTAGAGGTGCAATTATTTGTTCGTAATAATCGAAAAGTAGCATTAACGGAAGCTGGAAATTATTTAAAAACAGAACTTACTCAAAAATTAAAAAATTTAACACACATTTTTGAACATGCTAAATTGCTACAAGAAGGTAAAAACGGGCATTTGAATTTTGGCTATGTCGGTTCTGCAATGCAAGAAATTATTCCTAATTTATTAATTGAATTTAAAAAAGAACATCCTAATGTGCAATTCGGATTAAAGGAAATGGATAATCAAAAACAAATTGATAGCCTACTTTCTAAAGATATTGATATTGGTTTTGTCAGATTAGATCGAGTACCCAGAGGACTTGCCATACAACCTATTTTAAAAGAACCATTTTGCTTAGTTTTAC
The Tenacibaculum pacificus DNA segment above includes these coding regions:
- a CDS encoding DUF5522 domain-containing protein, with the protein product MRNTILKATPEEYYENEQGYRVFKETYHLRRGYCCKSGCKHCPFGYDKKTDSFK
- a CDS encoding DUF4136 domain-containing protein, whose product is MKIAKLLFLPIIALIITSCSSVRVVTDYDTKVDFNKYKTFAFYKKGIDKAAISDLDKKRILRAIEQELIAKGMTKSTSPDVLVSLFTKSRERINVNDNMYGGFYYPYYYGMNMNRVNVSQYTEGTLFIDLLDAEKKELVWQGVGTGGLSISSVERKEARIKEFVKEIIAKYPPESGKKQ
- a CDS encoding urocanate hydratase, which gives rise to MSFKKQIKQGIPNELPEIPVYDSSINRAPKRKDILTSEEKKLALRNALRYFDKKHHAILLPEFSEELEKYGRIYMYRFRPTYKMYARDINEYPGKCTQAKAIMLMIQNNLDYAVAQHPHELITYGGNGGVFSNWAQYLLTMQYLSKMTDTQTLTMYSGHPMGLFPSHKDAPRVVVTNGMMIPNYSKPDDLEKFNALGVTQYGQMTAGSYMYIGPQGIVHGTTITVLNAFRKIKKSPKGNLFLTAGLGGMSGAQPKAGSIAGCITVCAEVNPKITEIRLSQGWIDEKITNLDELVTRVKSAKENEETVSIAYLGNIVDVWEKFDTANIHVDLGSDQTSLHNPWAGGYYPVDISFDDANEMMANEPELFKEKVQETLRRHAKAINKHTEKGTYFFDYGNAFLLEASRAGADVMSDKPTIGREFKYPSYVQDIMGPMCFDYGFGPFRWVCASGNPKDLAKTDKIACEVLEEIKKNSPKEIQQQMADNIQWIKGAQENKLVVGSQARILYADAEGRTKIAEAFNKAIKKGKIGNVVLGRDHHDVSGTDSPYRETSNIYDGSRYTADMAIQNVIGDSFRGATWVSIHNGGGVGWGEVINGGFGVLLDGSKDASRRLKSMLFWDVNNGIARRSWARNKEAVFAIKRAMKSEKKLQVTVPNLVDDALFENL
- the hutH gene encoding histidine ammonia-lyase, whose product is MFKYGIDTLTVNKVIEISKGTLKAVVTNDAVIKINECRRMVEVMANSDAAVYGINTGFGPLCDVQISPKETSKLQENLLITHAVGVGNPIDKKLSKMMMICKVHALCQGFSGVRLELIERIIYFIENDLLPVVPEQGSVGASGDLAPLSHLFLPLLGEGEFWKSEEIVSAKKVLKKHNLKPLTLMAKEGLGLINGTQFILAHAILGLDKMKYVLDLADITGAMTLEGYSGNVSPFKEELHLIRPFKGNLKVAKRMRMLLKNSKNAADNSFPRVQDPYSIRCMPQVHGASRNAYAHLKELAEIEMNSVTDNPIVLSETEAISGGNFHGQPLAMALDYTSIAASELGNIADRRCYLLLEGKHGLPRLLTSAGGLNSGFMIPQYTTAALVTENKSLCFPPSADSVPTSLGQEDHVSMGSISGRKFNQILGNIDKILAIELMYAAQAMDFRRPNTFSSILEENFKIIRNKVAKLEEDRVLKDDINALINMVKNREFTVR
- a CDS encoding LysR family transcriptional regulator, which produces MSNQIELRHIRYFLAVAEDLHFRKAAERLFISQPGLSRQIKQMETDLEVQLFVRNNRKVALTEAGNYLKTELTQKLKNLTHIFEHAKLLQEGKNGHLNFGYVGSAMQEIIPNLLIEFKKEHPNVQFGLKEMDNQKQIDSLLSKDIDIGFVRLDRVPRGLAIQPILKEPFCLVLPKNHPVNNDNFKGLSALKNESFILFDPSYSPSYQ